The Ostrinia nubilalis chromosome 11, ilOstNubi1.1, whole genome shotgun sequence genomic sequence TAAGTAAATCCATAAAGTAGTCAAGAATTTTATTAGCAGTGTACTGTAGCAACCTATCTGTTTCGATTCACATGATAGCACCTAGATAGTAGCCTTATATTGATAGAAACTCATAAGCATTGTTGCTTATTTTCAGATTTGGATTCAATGCCGACGTTCCATGGTAAGAAGCTGCTGGTATCGCGACTGTGGGGCTTGCTTCGGCACCCGAATTATGCTGGCGATATCTTGATACACCTCGCGCTGGCAACGCCTGGTGTTGTGTCGGAGAACTACGTAGCTGCAGCGCCTGCGTTGCTGACTATTTTGGTGTTGCTGCATCGAGCGTGGCGGGACCACGCGCGCTGCGGCCGCCGGTACGGAGCCGCCTGGAACAGATACTGCAAGAGAGTACCCTCCCTCATCATACCAAAGGTACtataaaaaacaattgaattcCAACACCAAACGCTACGAACAAATCGAAATATGCATTTCAAACTACACCCAATTAGATGATGTACTAGATTGTAATGTACATAGTGATTATGTATGAACAAATATTACGTTCAATGTATTAATGATGAGATAATAACTTAACTATCTTAAGAGGGATCTCGAATAGTAAGTAGATTGTTGAAATGTTACATATTATATGTAGTTAGTTAATATGAGATTAATGACATTGCCATATAAACCACCGGATAAATTTTCGAATACTAAATTAGCTCTCTAAATTTAgacaatattgttttattatttgtctttagattaaattatttctattaGGCTCAAAATCTAGTAATCCTCTTGAGTAAGGTGAAggcaatttaattttacatggaAAAAGTACCATAGCATAAgtaaagataaattattttatgtgttacattataatgacaattcaattatttaaatatgATAAATTTATCATCTTGAGTTCAATTTTACCTGTAATTTAAATATAGCATTTAGGTATTATGGTTGGTATGAATTTTATAATACCAAAATCTCTACTTAAAATCCTTCAGGAAATGTTATTAGGAATTACAAAGTTCATTttgatttaataattattacatattatttgGGTGTTcccataataaataatattgatggTAATTGTAATGGAAGGTAAAGAATAAAGTCACACGGTTTTTAATGCCATGTagttataatattgtattgttataaatatatttattagtatGTATTATGTACTATTGTGTGCCTCATACTTTTATGCTTTTAAagcacaaaattaaaattaaaagacaaagATAATGTTGCTCATAGATCGATTTTGAAACTTGTTGCTCAATGCATTTATTCTATGGTTGTACTAAGATACTTATAAATGCTGATTCCGCCTGAATTGGATCATTGTATACTTAAGTTACTTGCCactaagtttttaaaatttaaccATAATTTTGTTTAACTTTAAATGCAATATGAGTATTACAGCgcactttttattagtattaattttattatatcagTATATTTGACGATAACTAatcttattatgtattttactttattttttatagaaaacCAAAAGATAAGGTATtataaattgtacaaaatattgtaagttttgtattttataatatgtagaaTCTTCATAGACTCGTATTTTTTCAAAGctgatgtttttttaataagcgaATTTCATTGAATCTTCATTTTGACTTTTGAAAGCTAtacaaattgtttttttataatgCCTAACTAAAATATTGTGTTTAAATTCATTATTCTTACGGAACGAAACAAGATCTGCCTTATTTTTGTGTATGACATGACattcattaaatttaattaatcacaATGGTTATCTTTAAAAGTAATCTTAACATATCTAATTATCTACTTTGACGAGCTTTAATGTAAATAGAATTCTCAGATATTTCTGAATGTTCATCTTCATCCATTACATTAGGAAAAAAGACTGAACATCACCATAAAAGTATATAACATTTTGAGATTTTATACCTTCAGTCAACTTAGGAAACAAAACTAGCGCAAATGAACATGATATTACGAGCTTAAAATTTGTCATGTAAGAAATTGAGGTAGGTACTATTCTCCAGTACATTatgtattgtttattttgtaataattgatAGAGATACatattaatgtaatttaattttaaaataaactttattgaatgcactatttgttttttttctcGTTCGTCAATTTGCATCAAAAGTCCCAGAGATAGGTCATAATCTAgagaaaacaaaacacaatcggttttaattactttatttttctaTAAAATACACATACgatttgtaaataaacaattcATTGTTCAAATACTTAAATGATTTCTTtcatgaacataatattatattgttatattatgtactttaaTTACTTTCACACTAATTAAATAGGTAAAATTCAATCATAGCAATTAATaccttacattattttttattcatggtttacaataaatctaaaataataaagtaataataaaaaacttaaaaaatttgTGAAAAATGGCAATTAGTGACTGATATGTTGTTCTTTTTCTAGAAACAAAACCAAATAAAAATCGATGTTATAAATTGTTGTCAATAGACTACTGATTGATTCTATGAGACTCATATTGAACAAAACAGTCTACAGAGTATTTAACAAAGAATGTAATTCAAACAATTTAGAGAAAGtatattattagttttaataaGGACATTTTTCTTCATTGTGTTCTTTGTAACTGAAAATCCTACAACAATAGCTGCAACAATCGCGTTAGATATGACATCACATGCATGGTAACACACAGTGGGGTCCTATAGGACAAAACAGAGGCTACTCTAACATCAAGTACCTGTAGATTTTACACTAGTAAGTAAGTACATGGACCTTAGACAAAATCGAACTTTAAATTTAATCTCCTAAATAGGCCTATATAAATCCTGAATAAATAACACACACTGCTTTATTAAAAGAACTTGCTTGAAGCATGACatgattaaatttaattaaaccatgacatttattttaatttcataatacaTTTTCATGAAAGACAGAATTTACACATTCGCCTGTTCGGTAAACATTTGGCACTAATATTTTAGACTTAACACTTATGATAATAaggtctgtatttttatttcgaaactcaacaaaaaagttactgtctataatttaatcaaatcgtTTTTAAGCTTCTATAGGTCAGAATAATAATTCATTCGTAATAAGTACTTTCTACATTGTTTTTATCTAAACATTTTATACTTATCTTCATCATAAGACTTTTTAGTACATAGCTAGTCCATTACAACTGTTCGAATAGGTAAAGGGATAAAAAAGAAACACCTACttgaattaataaattaatcaaatgGGGTGGAATCtatctaataaaacaaaaagtattGTAATCATCCTCGATCAAAAACACAAATTAGCAACATCAATTTATTATTCTTATGGTACctatttgaacagtattattaacTCTTCATATTACTATACATCGTCTTGTGTGTGAACAAGTCACTGCCAGTTTTAATTTGGCTATTAACCATAAAGGAGAATAGAAACATAATTTGTTTAGGAAGACACATACATAAATTTTCTTATCTATGTAAGCTCGACCAATAATGTTTAAAATTGtacaacaaaatatttcatgtggTTTAAAtataaacaagtaggtactttgtaAGTGCAGTTAAGAAGAATAGTTATTTGAATATccaacattaaaaataaacttttaattgGTAGGTTTACTCTATTCTGTATTTTATCATCACTTCTTTAATCACATTGATTTTTCATAGTAATATTGTTCTTTTAAGTTTGCAAGAAGTTGGTTGGACAATACCATATTAGACAATATttaatatgccatctatttATTGGTTCCATTTAACATTTACTATGAAAATATACACATTTAATTCTACATTAAATTTTATGTACAAATCTATTTACATGTCTATGATATTATTATCTTAGAAAACATTTAAGAATTCTTTATATGACATAGAAACGTGACACGACTAAAGTAAATAAgctgtaattaattaaagtgttttaaaattgttacttttatatttttcatcttttcatttattgtcccgaagaaAAGGCAAATGAAAAATACATCGAGGGCTCAACTAGTCACGTCCTGCTAACTGATTTTGAAAAGGTATCTAATaagtattttgtaatttatgGCAGTGTTGTGacctgttttatttaaataggtatGAATTACTTTGCTGAGCCTTAGGCCTTTCATGGATAATCTCATATAGCAAACATATAAGGACCTAATTAACATTATTCAAGACAAGCACAAGATTGCGAAAGCGGCGCTGGGAGGTATATCTTAATGACACAATgcctaaataattataaatataaaatatctaaatcgTCGGTATTATAACCACCTTAAAATGAATATTACAATCTAAACATCTATAAAAAATGGCCGGAACGATTTGAAAAAGAAGAGAAAGCAGAAGGATATAAGAGATGGTCTAAAAGCAGTTCACAAGAAAATCAATAAGTACATACAAGATATAGCGCATTATGTTACTTTCATTTATAGATTTCGAAGTTTCATTTTAACAATGTAGTCAGGAAACGAGTTTAGGTTCTACACACAGTAATCTAAACAAATCTACAAAGAACTGGTTGCAAACATCGATCATTAATATGTAACTGACTGTATTCTGTGGATCATCTAATAGATAGACAAAAGGATTTACAACTGGATCTCTAATATCGATACTCCGATTAAAAACTAGTTAAGATTCTGTTAGATTCACTATAATTTCTAAAAGACCGTGTTTCGGATAGTTTCCGCGAAAATACACGagtataggtacttattattagaAGAAGTATTAAATCTGCAAACACTTAAAACGTATGCCTCTAAATCAACACATACATAGGAAGTACTTCAGTTAAGGAATTACCTAAGATTCGACGTCTCATTAATTCAAAACTGTCTATCTAAATACTTAGTGTCGtttaaattttatacaaattaactaaaatattcaaataatatgcATAATTACGTGTTTAATTATACGTACTTacaaaatctacggaagttaaATTTGTTATACATAATCAAATTAACATTGACACCAATTTATTACACAATTAATCATGTAGAGCCCTATTTTGCAAAACAATACGTCtcagaaatgaataaaatatctACGATTTTAACTTTCAGAACAGTTGTCTGCCattataatgtatttaaaataattcgttACATTCAAATCCAGCCAGCTTCAACACACGCTCGAGTTCCTGAATAGAGTTGAAAGAGCAGTTGCCATTTTTTGCGATGTATTTCATTGTAGATCTTCAACCCCTCATACAAAGCGTCCATTATCATGTACCCTAAGTGACCCAACTACGGAGCGCGACGGAggggtgcgcgcgcgccgctcgcAGGTCGTCAGAAGTTGCTGTCGAATACGCCCATGGACCGGGAGATGTCTTCGTCACGTAGGCAGCAATCCAGGAATTCATCTAGCGTCAAAACTCCGTCGCGGTTCAGATCCATTTTCTGGAAAATTTAATAGAAATCATTGTAAAACTCTATCCACCCTAATTGAACTCTggattaaattgtcatttagtgtGGAAAAGCAATTTTAACCCAGTGTTCATCCTGGGTACCCTCAATAAGGGGGTATAGGATCATAGGATTTTGCACTTAACGCTTAAAACTAAAAAGATCTCAGTGCGTGTTTCGTATTTAATTTGATGTAATATGGCTTTAGAAATAGTAATTATACTTTGAAATGTCTGATTCAGCAAATAAGTAGTGTAAGTAGATAAGCTCCATTTAAACACGCAAGATCAACTgtcattatgtaggtacctatatcagGTCATCATGATATCAGTAAGTACATACACAAGAATAGATAAAGAATCAAGTCTATTATTGCACAATTGAAacattacatacatacatatttatgttattacacctagtacatacctacttattgtctATCTACTAGTATGcaagtataattattattagaggaTAAGAGTTCGCTGGCCATGTTTCATTTATAATTAAATGCGGAGGAAGGAAGTTTACATTGCAACTATGTAACTAACTAGGCGCTTGCCGCTCATACTTACGTTTTAGTGGCACGGCAAACGCACCATAGTGGCGCCACTGCAGCGCTTCCTCACGCCTTTCAGTCTCATAAGAAATTTGATGGCGATGACAACGGATcttttttggtttcgatgtccaccactgagggacagagcaactcatttcttctcagtgtccaccagtagggcccaacgggaagatttcagtagcgctgtcccccactggtggacattgcaactttttttctcgatgtccaccagtggtggacaaatagtgggggacatcgggaataaacgaGCTAGGCTACCTAGCCATAGGGGGTTCTAGCAGAGGATCATCTAAGGGTATTCGTATTTGTGGAATAAGCAACAAACACGTGTATTCTGATTTGTCATCACTCACCTGAAATAGCCTTTCAACTTTTTCTCGGATAATTTCTTCATCTACCGACGGGTCCACGATTCTGCCCATTAGGTCGTATATCGCGTTGACGATCTCGGTCATTTCTTCTTTAGTGATGTACCCGTCTCCGTTTATATCGTACAAGGAGAATGTCCACCGCAGCTTCTCTTCCAGCGTGCCCCGGGATAGTATCGACAAGCCAGTTACAAATTCCTGTAagcaaaaattaatattaatttaaaatttcgacgggttcttCCAGTGTTCAAGttgctcagttggaagagcaatCGCCCGGCAAACGAAAGGTCGTGGTCGTGGGCAGTGGCGGGGCAAcaactaaatttgatgtgggcaagacagatttcgcgaggccctgttctatggcgacctgaagacggatttcataaaataataaaaacaaacaaaacaattaacactgccaagtttttattcataaaaatacaaattagattaataagtattaaatgaaaaattacaaatcgTTAATATAAAGGTGGAGATATACATTTCTTAAAGTGTATCTTAAAAAACATTAGATTTCTTTATTAAAGGAACAGAAAATAATTTCCTGCTTTTAACGTTACTAAATTCCTTAATTATGGTATCGTAATCCAGCCTAGATGCCAAATCTGATTCAATTGATAAAACAGCCAAAGCTGAAAGTCTTTCTTGGCTCATTGTGtttctcaaatatttttttattaattttaattttgaaaaacttCTTTCAGCAGAGGCTGTACTTACCGGAATTGTTAATAAAATTCGGATGACAATGTAAATATTTGGGTAAATTTCTTTCAAGCTATTTTCTGTTATGTATGACAGCAGCTGTTTCACGTCTTTAATGAAGTTGGGTAAATTCGGGATCATTGTATTTAATTCTTCATATAATTCAAATGGTTGGAAGTCACTGCTCTCACCCACACGCAGGACGTTATGTAAATCATTACAGTGTTTTCATTACAGTGTTTTAATATTTGCTCCTGTGGCATATTTTTTAGCGCGCTTAAATCATAGAGAAAACCAAAGTCTTCAAAATGTTGATTTAAAGACGTAAATCTTAATTCCATATTGGTTATTATAGAATCAATCATGgcgtaaaaaaaatctgtttgaTACCGGATTTTGGGAGACTGTATAGGTTCATCGCTGCTTTCATAATCGAACATCCTTTTCTTTTTGGCTACTCTTTTATTCTTAAACTCTTTTGGCAGGTCATAACAGCTTTTCTCAGTAAATTTCCGAACATCAGACTTCTCAAATCAGGGATTTCTCAAATCCAGTTTCCCGATACTCTTTTATCCATTCACAAAATGTGTGTAAATGTTCAAGAGCAATGCTTAAATGAATTTGTACTGATTGccataatttacttattatattaacACGCAATAATATCTCATACCACACATGTAAAGATACGATAAATTCTAAACTTAACATTTCATTTAGTATTGAATCGCAATCACTGAGAGTGTCTGATTGCTCCGTttgattttttaagttttttatgcatttttgagtcgcgaggccccttgtaccgcgaggccgtaggcggtggcccacatcGCCCACGCTTAACGCCGCCTctggtcgtgggttcgattcccgccttaggcagttcgattttttgccCGATTCGAGATTAGCCCTGCAGAGGCCACTACATTGATAAAGAGTGGTGAATCCATCCATATTCGAATGGCGACTGTACCTATCATTTTCGCGCCTAAACATTATACCGCAGCCACGTGCGCAAAGGCTCGTAtgcggtgcagtcctgttgtcccccctgcttggcccccctaggggagccaacaggatttcgaaatcctgttgttccccctggctaggggagacaacaggactagatttttaatcaatgatttgaggactgttgtcccccctggcaaaaattatttaaaagctataaaattttataacatttaagaagGACTGGAGTACCTGAATGAATGCCAAATTGtcaaactgaatacctaaacgtatgtcaaataataattaacatttggataacgaaaaaaatataagttcttggtaccggtactatttcagactatttcaaaatctgctttacttgcttttGACAGAATCGTTatgaattatccctactaaataatattataaatgcgaaagtaactttatctttttttataaataaatataaacatatAGCGGACAAAGCGGTAGGCAAAAGCTAAGTACCTCTATTATgctattctcatgtataaaaaatattatctaggtaCTGTAAAggagtcatttggctgaaacgaacgaactgtaaagtttatcaagtgtaagtaaaaatccgtttagtagtttttacgtgaaagagtatcaaacatccatactcacaaagtttcgcatttacttacaacattagtaggtaggatgctaaaactgaataattttaaatctatacttaatattataaagctgcaaagagtttgtttgtttacttgaacgcgctaatctcaggaactatcagtacgatttgaaaaattctttcagtgttagatagcccatttattgaggaaggctataggctatatactatcacgctacgagtaataggtgcagagcaaaaatgaaaaatgttgcgaaaacgggttttcatgcatacgaagtcgcgggcacagctagttaattataatattcaacaaattacttgctcagtgacagtgattcaactagcagccgcccgcgatttcgtcatattattttcaatcatttaataaataaatttcgttcttagtggatgtctacaccctataagcaaacctacctgccaaatttcaagtttgtaagtGTTAGTTAATACCGGCCGGCACCAATACCTatcaaaattgtaattattaccttgacaaacgtttaggtattcagtttggcaatttggcattcagtcaaATAGGTACTtcagtttttcataaattatgctataaaaatttatggcttttaaataatttttgccaggggggacaacagtcctcaaatcattgattaaaaatctagtcctgttgtctcccctagccaggggggacaacaggactgcacctcGTATGCatgtaggtatgtctacctatAAGACATAATAACGAAGTTTTCTTACCTCAAAACTTAACAGTCCACTTCTATCTTGGTCCAACGTGTTAAACACGAAGTGTGCGTATTGTGCAGTATTTGCTGAAAAAAAGGAAACATTTCTTTTATACTGTGAAAACAGTACCTACATCTTTTATGGAGGGTTAACAATAGGTTATGAAAGGGTTTTTATGAAATGTACTAATTTGTACATTGATGGatttaaaaactataaaaatataCTGACCTGTTGATTCACTAAAGGGTTGTGTTTAGGTAAATAtcaattacaaaaagttaaatatattagaaaataataaagtgCTAAGTAATTACGAATATTTATTGAAGAACTAGATATTTTTGATATTCATGGGAATTACATTAAAAAGTTAATCTTATTAATCACTACatacatttaaaatgttattattaatgaaaataatgtattaaatgcattacataataatatgttggtATTATCAGGAAGTTATAAGTAGACAAATTAAAATGCAGCTAAGTTATTACAATTACTTTATTTcagaaggtaggtacatcatcaTTGGAAAGAGACCTCGACAAATTGTATGGACACGGGTCCAATAAATTAGTGTACATACAGAAATTGTGAAATCCTTAGTACCTCAGCATTAACAATACTGGCGTGTCAACTAAAAATTATCACATAATATTGTTGTTACTGTCGCTTTTATTTGGCTTATCTCAATATTCCAACCTAAATTATGGTGAAAATTTCAGGATGCACATAGCTGTGTGGTATGTGTTCAATAAAAGGCCCAGCGTCGCTACTGTGTATCCTAAAAGTTTCTCTAACGTCTTTACGTTTAGATACCAactttgtaattaaaattaacttaatGTAATCATGTTTGAGATGGGTACACCACAGCGATCTTCCCATGGGAAATGGACAGTTCCTTATAATACGAATTACACTAAACGCGCTCCACCGGTCTGCTGCTGATACACTTCTATTGTGTCTCCCTCTTCCATTTCCAATGATGTGGGCGTGTCATTCTCATTGATAGGCTGTCCGTCGAATCTGAATCTTACTACTTGCATTGATAGACCctgtaataaaaaacaaacaaatcaaAATCCATATTCAATTGATTAAGTATGTTACTTTATCTAGGTGAAAACTTTCATTTGGACACTAGAAGAAATTCTTTGATCATCATTAGcatcaaattttttttgtttttcaataaaaattaagttttgaCTATGAGAGATTTGGCGAGTGAGGTGAAAAACTGTATGAAAAGCCAGCTAACAAAGCAAAAGTGCTGTTTCTTATTAAGCCTGTAGAAAAGATGTTGACGAAAGAGAGCATATTCATGTTCAAATTGTGTCTTATTAATTAATCCCGGGATAATCTTTTGATACTGAAAGGGTGAATTTAATGTTGTGAAAGCCAATTACAAGATATCAATATTTTAGATAATCAATACCAAGATAAACGATAAAAATGATGTTGATGAAAGAGGGCAGTCATATTCAATTCTATCTCTTTCACAACAGAATCCTGCCTTTGCCTTTTACGATTTGAAAACCTAATGTAATATTGGTGGATAAGTAATTAAATGTTAGGGGGCATATTTTGCAATGAGAACAGGATTTTTTGGTTATACCAGCCAAAAATATTTCCAGgagtttgtttattttgatttaatcAAAACGATTATTGTATCATGTAGACTTCCTGAAGAGGAGTTCTCTGGGAAATTGCACAATGTGCTAAAAACTA encodes the following:
- the LOC135076144 gene encoding Kv channel-interacting protein 4, whose amino-acid sequence is MSYTEYSELEELGEQLPRYRPDSIAALRRATRFTEPELKRLYRGFKAECPTGVVKEDTFKVIYSQFFPQGANTAQYAHFVFNTLDQDRSGLLSFEEFVTGLSILSRGTLEEKLRWTFSLYDINGDGYITKEEMTEIVNAIYDLMGRIVDPSVDEEIIREKVERLFQKMDLNRDGVLTLDEFLDCCLRDEDISRSMGVFDSNF
- the LOC135075837 gene encoding small ubiquitin-related modifier 3; translation: MSDEKKGESEHINLKVLGQDNAIVQFKIKKHTPLRKLMNAYCDRAGLSMQVVRFRFDGQPINENDTPTSLEMEEGDTIEVYQQQTGGARLV